The stretch of DNA GTTAGAATTTTGTGTTTTGGTGGTAAACTTGAAGGAGCACCAGCATCAATATATCCACCAGCTTTCAAACCATCTTGAACAGAATTGTCAAAGGGTATAGTTTTCAGAAGCTTAGGCACAAAATTAGAAGGAACATCATCACCTAACAATATTTTCTCCCTTCCAATAGTAACAGCAGTGCAACTAACAAGTTTAGGAAGAGGAAACTCAGGTTGAATCTAAGAATGAGGTCTACATTCTGATGAACTTGTTGGGTCTTGTTTCTCACCGCCTAATTCAATTTTAACCCTTTACaaacttttaattaataaagccAAGATTACTCTTTACTTAATTGGGATGTCAATGTAATGATGTATTACTCCTTAAAATAACCCAATCAAAACATGCTAATAAATTACGGCATAATTATTTCCTGCATATTAATcaccatcatatatatatatatatatatatatatatatatatatatatatatatatatatatatatatatagcttctTTTTCCAGATAAAACTCGGGCAGAAATGACATTATCACTGGACTTGCCAGGAAATAATTGAATTCTACAGTTCAAGCTGATGCTAATCCTTATCAACTACATAACTTTGACAATAAtctaaaatatatgaaaaagaaACAATGGTCGAGTCGAGTGCCTTGTGTGTGCTTGTGCCCTCTAAAAGATACATAGACAGTAAGCACACAAATGTGCATTACACATAAATTGCTACATACTGCTTTGACATATATTACTCAAACCAATTGGTGAGTAAAAACATTTATCCCTATATATACAACAAATTTTCTGAACTGTGCCATAAAGTGCACAATCCAGACGGGGTGATCAACAACATGTTAATAGTCGGTCAACCATGCCGGAATCATAGGGTGAGCTGTGAGAACATCGCCTCGTCTCCTCAACAAAGAACTCATCCCCTTCACCCGATTTTGGAAATAGCAACGCCTCTCAGCTTCCCTCCTTCAACACAACAAGGGCTAGAACAAAATGGCATTTTTCATGCATACAAAAATGCACCTGCTGAGGGGTTTGCGCATTCCAATCCAAAACCAATAAAAGAATATTGTTAATCAACTATCGTCATCCACAGGACCAACATATGTGAGGTCTGTCCTTCTCACCCTTACAGCCCCTTTAAGCCAGCTCGCAGCTCGGAGATTAGCATCACCACCTCCTATGCTAGCAGTATTACTTGCAGAAGGGCAGGATCCAGCACCATCTTCTAAAAGCGTCCAGGGATCAATTTCCAATTCACTACTATCCTGTTGTTTTGACTTCCCTGATGCGTTAGCTGCAACCCTTGATAGGACCGGGTTCCTATGAGAGGTAGCTAAATTACTTAAGTTAATATTGCTGGCTTGAAGAGAAACAAGAGCAGATGTTGGTACAGGTGGAGGCTGGCAGGAGAAAGAGCACCATGTAGATGGTAAAAGTACCGGCATTGCAGCTTGGATACGCCACCGGATAGTATCAGGCAGTTGCATACGGTCTAAATCATTCTGCGCCAATAAATAGACCATTAGATAAGCACGGCTATGAAGAATTAGCAAATGTATTTAGTTTTAACAGTGCCCTATGAACACATACAGTTATTTCTTGTATGAGATATACcgataaaaaaatcaaaaaacaaaaagttggCCATTCCATGATTTAAGGGGtgaaagtgaagaaaaaaatattactcaTTGGAGGCACAATATTTCTTAAACTTGGCGAATTCCAATGATATCCCAAACATGTCAGCAAAAATactaaattgaattaaaaaaaatactacgcAGTGCACCACCAAGGTAGAcattttagaaaatattcttCCTATGTTGGATCTTTCACTTGCTCTAACAAGTTTCTTGAGGTAACTTATATTATGTTGGAACTAAAAGTTAAATTAGTCTAAAATGTCTTCTTATCAAACAAGGGACTAGTGACTTGGACCAAAAGCTAAGTACATGCACAGGGTGAAAGATCAAACCTGCATACTCTCCAATAATTCTCGGTCAAATCCAGAAACTTCCTTTGTAGGTTCATTGATAGACTTTGAACCAGGTTTCGGCCTAAGCCAACTTGGAGGATAATTACTCAATAACGCATGTAAAACCAACAGCAAACGATCAAATAGACCCACAGCAGAAAAGTCTACAAATGCAGAAGAAGAAGCTTCAGAAGGTGACTCTAAATCCTTCTTAGAATGCATGGAATTTGCCACAATATATGCATCCTCATGCACAACCCGACTGCCTAGGAGACGAAGAATTACAGGGGCCAGAAAATGTCTCATGTTCCGTACAGATGGCTCTCTGCAAAATTGAACATACAGAACTGATAAACTGCCACCATATTCTAGTATGCAAGAATTCAATCACATTCATAAAACTAAAGAAAATTGCTTTCATAGCAGAAATAACAAAAGTTTCATTTCTAAACTAATTGATTTAACTGATATCCGACACCGAAACTTTAATGCTCAAATCTATTTGGACAATTGATACAAGAAATCATCTTTTACCAGCCGATGATTATACATCATATAATAGAGGaccttatttttaaaaagtttaaaaatatcacattgtaattatttatttttttcctcaattttaagaaatttgaaGAGGAAGTGCAATAATTAAAGGCAGAGAAAAACCAAGGAAAAACATAAGTTAAACCATGAAGAATGATTTAGATCTAATCGgactaattttatttattttttaaaaaaagcaaataaaCAGTCTATCTTTGAACCTAATACATGGTGAGAAGTTATGAAGTCCTTTGAAAGAATAGGAAGAAGATATTTACACACACCAATATATAATCTTCTTTACATACCTTTCGGTGCAAAGAATAGGAAGAAATCTGAGGAGTAACTGCAAACGAAGTGACATTGAAACACGTAGGGCTGCAGGAGACGGCGGAGAAGAATCTATTGCAACTGCTGGTCGCCTAGCTAATCCAGAGTTGCCGCCACCTCTTATACTTTTCCTGGTATTTACTTTATTTGTCTGGCCTTCAACTCCAGGAGAAGTACTTCCCACTGGCTTACTTCCACCTGTAACGGCAGCTATCTGTAGCTCAATATTACCTAACTGTTTCATCATATCATTCGCAAAGGAATTGCGAGATTCAGCAGAGCTTTGGTCTATGCAAGGAAGAAGCAAATCAATAAGAGCTCTGTCAGTCACATGTTGCTGGTTTATTCTTGAGCTATCAGAGTCAAACACTTGAGAGAGCCCTTTTAGGCTCCTTTTCAGATCTATCCCCTCATCAACAACTTCTCCTTCTTCAAGTGATGTGGCATCAAACTTCTTCTTTTCCCCTTTGATAGTCACTGGATCAATACAAGGACTACACCAACCCCATGGCTCCGAATACTGCATCTTAGCAGAAAGTCCTTTACTCTCAGCAATGTTATGTAGTCTTTGTCTAATGGTCTTCCGACCAAAGAGGACATCTTGTCCTCCAAGGAACCATTTAGCTTGCAACAACATCGAATCCTGTAGTGACCTACCAAAGAGATGAACCAACTCTGAAAAAAGAGGTGCAGCATCAGGTCTACCCAGTAACCTAGTAAGAAGTATTTGAATGAAATTGTTCTCATTCTCAGAAGCAGCAGCAGCCTTCTCCGGACTAGGTGAGGACAATTGTATGGCATCAGATAAAGATGCGTCATGTGCCTCCAGTTTTTCGATGAGGGCTTGTTCATTTAAAATCAGCCTGAGGGCAACCCACTGCCAGTGAAATTTGGCAGGCTGCAAGGTATCCAAAATATGCACAAGTTTATCCTGAAGCTTAGAATCACCATTTGCAAACTTGATTTTAGATTCACCGGGTCCGGATACACGTCCCACGTCATCCTTGTTCAAAATAGATGGTGGCATCTTACAATCAATCATGGCATTCAGAAAAAGCCTAGAACGAAGAGGAACAAAAGCCATGGATTTTAAATGCATATCAGAGCTATTCAACTCTAGCAGGGCCGCAAATTCGGCATCACTTCCATCTGCAGCCATAAGATCATAAAGCCCCTGACAGTCTCGAAAACATACATCACGAAAAGGCAAATGTTTTATAGCATCAGCTATGGCCATTGTTAAAGACTGATAAAGTTGATTCATGTCTTCACGAACTGCGACATTAGCATTCAGAATGAACGGCCGCCATCTAACAAATGCAAATATTGAATAGGCAGGTGGAAAAATCAGACTTAGAGGAAGCATATGTTGCATCCTTGAAAGAGCTGAAATAGATAGTTCACCCAATAGGTTCACCACTAATCCATCACAGAGGGTTCTGCAGTTTCCAACAAGCAATCTAAACCAGTGGACATGAACTTCAATTGAATTATCTGCCTTAAAAGCCCCAACTGAACGGGCATTTCCATTTGAATTGGATCTTGTGGTTCTTATACAATGTATCACATCTAGCCCCTCCTTTAACCTGAGAATGGTAACCATTCTTTCCAGGCTGGTAACACCATATATAACTGCACCAACAACAAGCGCAGAAACAGCAGCAGCAATTTTTGTTGCTTTTGTAACCACAGTTTTAACAGAGTTGTTTCCCACATCATTTGAATTAGCAGCGGCACTAGTATCATGGACTTCAGAAGAAGACATTTGAAACTGAGCTCGAGATGCTTTACTTGGAGCAAAAACACCAGCAAAAACATTAGAAGCTTCAGTTGCAAGAGCAATATCAAAGACACGGCTTTGGCGTTCCCCCAGGGCTTCCTTAAGCAGGCGCAGACAGGTTATATGCATTCGCAGAATACATCTGGCATAGTTCAATGACACTATACTTGACTGATTATTGCCAGATGAAAAATCAGGCATTTTGGCTAAAGTTGGACCCACACTGCCAACAATTGCAGAAACCGCAGACAACACCAAAGAGGGATCCCCTTCTTGAGCAGCACCACCAGTCTGTCTTATGCTGTCGATCAAACTCATAACTATTTGTTGAGCAATTTGATATCCATTATCCCATTTTTCTAAAGCATGACCTTTTGGTGTACCAGCAGCATAGAGTTTCCTATCTTTTCCAAAAAGATATTGGAAAGCCTCTTCAACATTACGCTGCACTATGTCTCTCATGCCTGCGCCTACTCTGGATGGTAACCGGCTACCACTTATCTTCTGACGGAAAAATTCATCGGGGTCCTCAACTCCTGCAGGAACTCCAAAGGGTAACCCTGACTCTCCATCCACTGACCTGACAGACTCAAGTTCGGCAGAGAGTCTTGCATCACATGTAGACTTAAAAGTTTGCTCCCACTCAATGACACTAGCAACATTACTGTACTTTTTCAATAAATACCGAGTAAAAGCTGTGGCTCCTAAATTTGACACCCTTCCATTAGATGCAATGATAGTGGCCGCACGGTGCATTGCAAGTGACAAAGCTTCAGGAATAAGGTCTGCTGCAACAAGAATGTTCTCATACCTGCACCAAATGGAATGCATAAGACAggatttaataaaatttctcaTAACCCAAAAATCTTTAACAAAAATGTCCAACAGAAACATAAAGAATAACAACTAATAAATCATTGTTAGAATGACCAAAATGAGATTTAGAAAGGAGGTAGCAGGATAGCCATATAAAGTCATGGAAAACTGACTACACTCGCATTAAAATATGCAACTGGCTTTATAACAATAAGAACTATTATGTGTCAATTTGTAATTATAGGATTTTGTTTAggcttttttttagtagataaGAGCAATGCAGATTTTTAATTGTTACCAGCCTGATTTAAGATGATAACCAAAAACATTATCATAAGCACTCAGCTTACCAGGtacttcataaaaaataaaaaatgaacattTATATCACATTTAAAACGTGCtaagcttttaaaaaaaagcaGCAGACGCAGCATGAATTAGAAGGGAAGTTGGAAAAGGGGAAGAGCGTACCTTTTCAGTGATGATAGCAGAAAAGCCTCCCCCACGTCACAAACTTGGTTTTCCACATTTCTTGGTAGCATCAAAACATTCCTCCCACTATGAATAGTAGAGCTGGGGCTGCTGAGAACCCTCGGCATCAACCAGAGGAGAAACTTGACAGCTGATACCAAATCATCAGAGATGTCTATCAAATAAAGTATTGCAGAAAGTTCATCTTCGCCAAGTTTCCACCGTATTGAGTTTCCATCATCCTCCATAGAATAAGCCCCGCCAAATTGTCCAGCTTTGCCAATATTTTTTTCAGTCTCTTCAATCGCCTGCTTAACAACAGTCAGCAGCCAAACTGCTACAACTCTTTTCTCAACAAAACGTAGCCTCTTCAGTGCTTTTCCAATGAAAACAATATCCCTAGAGCTACTTGTTCGTATGCTATCCACAGACCTTAGAGCATCTCCGTCTATAGGAGTTCTATGGTGAGGGCAGCTTACCTTATTATCACACACATGACTAGTTGATGGCCCTTGGCTGCCCTCAATTCTAGAAGCTGCCAATTGAGCGAGACTCATTTTACGCACATTCTTCTGACGACTCTTAGTAACCTGCTTGGTTGTCTTCTGTGGCTGGTCAACTTTGAGAGGTTCTGAGGGTTTTGACCCCTTTTTCACCCACCATGTATCATCATCACCTGGAACAAATGAGCTTCTTTCCTCACTTAACTTTTGTCTCTTTGCTCTTCTACATTCTTCACAACCAGGTGTGCCCTCCACTGGTTCAATGTTGCCGTAATTAGGCCAGGTGGGTCTTCTAACACTGCCTTCAGATTCAACACATCCTGTAGAGTTTAAATTAGATAAACTACTGGGTAGTTGTAACAGTAGAGAGATGGTTTCTTTAACTTCTTCAATACTAGCACCATCCTTTGAACTTTTAGAAGACACTGTGGTTTGAGCAGTTTTCCACGGACCAGTTAACACTACAGAAGTACCGTTCTTTGAAGAAGCTGGATACCGTTTTCGTTTCAAAGTAGATACTTTGGCACTATTGGCACCATCATGGAGCTCACATGGAGAAGAACGAAGTATGAGGCGGCGTTCAGTCAAGTAAATTTGCAAGGCCTCACTGAGCAGCGGCCCGTCAGCAATCCCAGTTTCTGCCAAAGCATCTCGCATAAAGTGCCCAGGCAGCTGCTTTAAGATGTGAGAGTGTCTCTTTCGCCGCTCCAGGTCAACCATATTCGCATCCATATCCATGATCCCACTCACTATCAACTGGCGTACATATGCCAAGGGGTAAAAGATGCCTGCATGTATTAGTTCAACTATAAATAAATGTAGGCGCTTGAGACCTTCCCCTTTGTGCACCACATGCTGGTCAATCCAACAGACTATAATATCATGTAGAGGACCAGGGCTTTCAGATATAACTGAAGAACCAGTAGTCATGTAATTCTGATTATGCCTTTGACTAGCTCTGTGAATGCTTCGATTAGTTCGTCTTGATGAAATTTTCACATCCCTCAGTTTCATCTTCAAAAGTCTAACAGCTATGTGCACGTGGGAAAGATCTTTCCTACCTGTAAACTTAATGTCACAAGGAGGGGTAGTACAAAAATCCCTAAAATCACATGTGGCCCACTCGCAGAGGAAAAACACTGAATGTATAAGTGACATATTTACAGTCCCAAACCATTTCAGCGACAACCTTAAGCAAGGACTCACTTTTGCAGTCCAACCTTCAGATACAGTTCCATcacaaaaatcttcaaaaagaaAGTTGTATGCTTCACGTAAATCACCAAGCATTAGAGATTTATCCAAGGCTTTTGCAACCTTAGCTAGACAATGACCTGGGTTGCCAGGGCTTGCAGACTTGGCAAGATCTTCCCCACGTTTCTGAATACATGAAACAATGCGACCAAAATCATCTAAACTATTCTTTATCTTCCCTACAGCTTCAGTTGATTTTAATACAAAACTGCCATCGTTCATTGTATGTGAGACTACAGAGGATGGTAAAGGAAAGCAATCCAATGCGACAAAAGTATCTGGCACTGCAAGTATTAAATATTGGAGCATCTCAATCAGAGCATATGTTGTATATGCCCTTCTGGAATTATCTACTAGATCTGATCCACCTGGAGCAGGATCACGAATGACACGAAGAGTTAACCCAGCAAGAGCGCGTACATAGGTTTGAGAGAGGACAACAATTTCTAAGAAGCCATATATTATAGGCAATAACAGCTGCCAAACCTCAAGCAGATCTTTTTCCTGAAACAAACAGAAATGTATGAAATCATAACCTGAAAGTCGAAATGGGCATAAGATATATGCATCACGCTTTTAAATTCATGAGCACATAAAACCAGTTAAATACAAATGATGCACAAAAGGTAAATACCTGCAGTTGATTCAAAACCCAGTCAATAACAAGAGAAGGAAGAATGAGCCCTTCGGCGTGATGCCATTGCAAAAGTCGGGTAATATACCGCCATCTAAAATGTAAGGATGGCTCTTCCCCACCAGAAACAGATGATAACGGATCACTTTTGTGCAGCAGTGTTCCAGCATAAGGCATTTGTGGTGACCGCTCTCGATTATGAAGAGTAGAATGAGAAgtattttttgagaaaaattcaTCGAAAAGAGTTTGCAAGTAATGGATAACATCTTTGGTCCAAATCTCTGTACGAGACAACTGAACTTTGTCAGCAGTCCCAGAAGAAATGGCAGCAGAACCTGGCCGAACCTGTAAAGTTCAACCATAATCTAACTTCAGATATTAAGACTATAAAGTAACTCTGCATAAACGGTATAAGCCAACATTGAAGCGTCCATACCTGATTGAGGTAAGTAACCTTTACAAACCAAGTGGCCCTTAGTAAAGGAACATTATTCCTGATAAGAACCTCCAAAAGTGATGACCTTTTATAACCATGAGGAACATGGTCAGTCAAAGTACGTAACCGCTTGTGAGGTTGAGATAAGCCCTATAATACAATTTTAACTAGGTTAACTTACTGAAATTACTAGCATCCGTAATATCACTAGATACTAAAAATAATCAagtaacataaataataaaatgtatCCAAGGAACTTATATGCACAACTACATACCAGCTTTGACAAAAAATGCCCAAGGAATCAGTTCAAGTAACTAAGGGCCTTTTTACTTTGtaaaaacattttctatttcCTTTTCATGATTTTGTGTTAGTTATACTTGTTAACAAGGAAAAAATAGACTCTTGAAATGAATAATGGTCTGCATTTTCAGAAATAacaaaaatgtcaaaagaactattttcattatttccGGAGATGCATCATCCCTAGCTAGCATTTCATCTTCTATCCATCACAATGACTTGCTTTAAAAGGCTCTCATTTTCTTATTAGCAAGTTAAAATGAGCACATtttagaaaatcaaaacaaaaaatattatcaatttttCACAATGTAAACAACCCTTAATTCATGAAAGCTAAAGCCTGTACACTATTCAGCACATATACACATTCCAGATCCTTCCATATGCACAACCTTCAACCAGTCAGATTAAAACTACAAGAAATACTTACTAGAAAAACCATTCAGGACCATTCACAACCTTACAGAAATacttaaaaaaacttaaaaaaaccaTTCAGGACCTTATAGTTTTGCTATATAAATTTAGCAAACAAACTTgctagaaacaaaacaaaacacaagtGGACACCATTATTTATTACACATGAAAGTCACAATAAAGAGAGCCGAAGAAAAAGACATAAGTATACCTCAATCCATTTCTTCCGGAAGTCCTCGCCACACGGCCTTAGTTCAGGGAAAACACCAGTCTTGGCAAGTTGTAATCCTGAAAGAGGCACACCATATACTTGACCAGCCTGTCAAAGCAAATCATGCGGATCAAATATCTTCATAACAAACTGAGATAGGTAGACTGCACTAAGCACGAATAGGCCAGAcgaaaacaaacaaatatgaaaatatcaTAGAAGCAAAATATTTAGCAACGATAAATAGATAACAAGACATAATAATGATCATCACCTTCCTTTTATGTGCACGGGATTCATTGATGGCTCTAAGACGTTTTTTAATTGCCTGGAAAGAAAAACTAACAAGTTAACCTATGTCCACGTAGTCTTTTGaagaatataatataaaaatggaaaatgtGCAGCAAATTTAGAGCATGGTtataaaaacaaagtaaatgaAGTGAACTCAAACATCTCAGAAAGACATGAGACAAGGGAGTCACCTCTCTGCAATTAAGAACAATTGTCTTGTTAAAATGTGGAACCTGGGTCAACGAAATTTCTCTAGCTTCCTGGGAGATAAAGGAAGCAAGGGAATGTAAGAAGATAGAAATTCAGACACTAAAGGGCTgtgctttatttttttaagaatgtACAAGTTTATTTTAATACAGCATACAAATTATTAAAAGCACCACGACAATATTTGCAATGACAATACGCCCTATAGTTTAATAAGAATCATTAAAAGCACCAGCCAATAAATATAACAACCAATTCTGACAAAAATCCATACTGCTTGTATCAGTGCAGCTTTATAGCAATACCATATAGCTTGTGTACCAAAATTGAGATCATGCAGCATCATTATGAAAAGATTGCAAAAGAAGTAACCTATAAATAAGGAGAATAAAAGTGCTAGGTATCTACCGACCTATTTCTTTTCAGATGAATAAATAATTtcatcaaaagaaaaagatacaaCAACATGAAATATGTTACAACATGTGAGGTCTCAACATGAAATATTCAAACCTTAAACGAAGAATCAATAAATGAATAACCGGATAAGTAAATCACTCATTAGCTAAGTAAGTGGTAGCCGCGTTACAACATCTGATTTGCTATAAAAGCGAGTAAGATTTAATGACATACCTCAAGTCCCTCAACTGTATCCCTATAACCAGATGCCAAATATTCTCTGGTCAGAGTCTCCTCAGGGCAATTTGTAGTTTGGGGAAGAAAATCTGGAGGCCCAAGCCTGAGATTAAAACAACAGCATTTAGCAGATAAATATACAAGATAATAACAGCCACAAGAGAAAGAACTGAGGAATCTATCAAAAGACAGAAAGCGAACGATTCACCAAAAGATTTATGATAAGGACTTGGATATTATGGGATGCCTAAGTTTTACATGCAAGTGTTTGCATACTTAAGTAACAGTGATCATATACATGTAACTTTTTATATAACAGTGATATGAAAATTTTCACACACACCCCGAAATAAAATCTTAGTAATTGTGAACAAAAACTACCTAGCGTTCAAAGCTTCTTTATCACACTTCAATTTGTAGGGGTTTAAGTTCAACTGTGGTTGTCGCCTGCAAAACAAAACATTGAGTTGAAAATGATTAACAAAGTACACACTATGAAAATGATACTCTCTCCATTCCTTTTTACTTGTCTTTTTCAAATTACAATGCATCAATAATTGTTGTTTTGAAGTATTTATTCCAGAAAGAGAAATAGGTGAAATGAGATACTAGTAGTAATAAATGGTTAAAGGTATAATAATAGATTTATAGTAAAAGTCAAATAATTCCATTAAAACTAACAAAAGTAATTAGTTTTCTTGTTTTGTGTGTGTGTAAATAACCTTAAATGACAACTAAAAAGGAATGGAGGAACGGAGTAATTTAACAATATAGGTCAaacaaatataaacaatattttcatAGGCAAGTAAATATGTATTTAAAATGatgttattaataaaaataaaaagtacacAAACCCCTGTTACAGTAGCTGGATTTGGactgaaaatttcaaaatacaacttttttgtcacaataaatttctttttttatcaaaattaataaattatatataggaTAGAAGATCAAACAGTAAATACTTGCTAAATTTTCAGAATTCAAACATAATTACAattaagaagagaaaaaaaattagcattAAAAT from Trifolium pratense cultivar HEN17-A07 linkage group LG5, ARS_RC_1.1, whole genome shotgun sequence encodes:
- the LOC123887557 gene encoding mediator of RNA polymerase II transcription subunit 12-like isoform X1 — encoded protein: MQRYHAGSCSSAVNSSTIGGPSSRDTGRSDSSFPAHFPVNSRRQPQLNLNPYKLKCDKEALNARLGPPDFLPQTTNCPEETLTREYLASGYRDTVEGLEEAREISLTQVPHFNKTIVLNCREAIKKRLRAINESRAHKRKAGQVYGVPLSGLQLAKTGVFPELRPCGEDFRKKWIEGLSQPHKRLRTLTDHVPHGYKRSSLLEVLIRNNVPLLRATWFVKVTYLNQVRPGSAAISSGTADKVQLSRTEIWTKDVIHYLQTLFDEFFSKNTSHSTLHNRERSPQMPYAGTLLHKSDPLSSVSGGEEPSLHFRWRYITRLLQWHHAEGLILPSLVIDWVLNQLQEKDLLEVWQLLLPIIYGFLEIVVLSQTYVRALAGLTLRVIRDPAPGGSDLVDNSRRAYTTYALIEMLQYLILAVPDTFVALDCFPLPSSVVSHTMNDGSFVLKSTEAVGKIKNSLDDFGRIVSCIQKRGEDLAKSASPGNPGHCLAKVAKALDKSLMLGDLREAYNFLFEDFCDGTVSEGWTAKVSPCLRLSLKWFGTVNMSLIHSVFFLCEWATCDFRDFCTTPPCDIKFTGRKDLSHVHIAVRLLKMKLRDVKISSRRTNRSIHRASQRHNQNYMTTGSSVISESPGPLHDIIVCWIDQHVVHKGEGLKRLHLFIVELIHAGIFYPLAYVRQLIVSGIMDMDANMVDLERRKRHSHILKQLPGHFMRDALAETGIADGPLLSEALQIYLTERRLILRSSPCELHDGANSAKVSTLKRKRYPASSKNGTSVVLTGPWKTAQTTVSSKSSKDGASIEEVKETISLLLQLPSSLSNLNSTGCVESEGSVRRPTWPNYGNIEPVEGTPGCEECRRAKRQKLSEERSSFVPGDDDTWWVKKGSKPSEPLKVDQPQKTTKQVTKSRQKNVRKMSLAQLAASRIEGSQGPSTSHVCDNKVSCPHHRTPIDGDALRSVDSIRTSSSRDIVFIGKALKRLRFVEKRVVAVWLLTVVKQAIEETEKNIGKAGQFGGAYSMEDDGNSIRWKLGEDELSAILYLIDISDDLVSAVKFLLWLMPRVLSSPSSTIHSGRNVLMLPRNVENQVCDVGEAFLLSSLKRYENILVAADLIPEALSLAMHRAATIIASNGRVSNLGATAFTRYLLKKYSNVASVIEWEQTFKSTCDARLSAELESVRSVDGESGLPFGVPAGVEDPDEFFRQKISGSRLPSRVGAGMRDIVQRNVEEAFQYLFGKDRKLYAAGTPKGHALEKWDNGYQIAQQIVMSLIDSIRQTGGAAQEGDPSLVLSAVSAIVGSVGPTLAKMPDFSSGNNQSSIVSLNYARCILRMHITCLRLLKEALGERQSRVFDIALATEASNVFAGVFAPSKASRAQFQMSSSEVHDTSAAANSNDVGNNSVKTVVTKATKIAAAVSALVVGAVIYGVTSLERMVTILRLKEGLDVIHCIRTTRSNSNGNARSVGAFKADNSIEVHVHWFRLLVGNCRTLCDGLVVNLLGELSISALSRMQHMLPLSLIFPPAYSIFAFVRWRPFILNANVAVREDMNQLYQSLTMAIADAIKHLPFRDVCFRDCQGLYDLMAADGSDAEFAALLELNSSDMHLKSMAFVPLRSRLFLNAMIDCKMPPSILNKDDVGRVSGPGESKIKFANGDSKLQDKLVHILDTLQPAKFHWQWVALRLILNEQALIEKLEAHDASLSDAIQLSSPSPEKAAAASENENNFIQILLTRLLGRPDAAPLFSELVHLFGRSLQDSMLLQAKWFLGGQDVLFGRKTIRQRLHNIAESKGLSAKMQYSEPWGWCSPCIDPVTIKGEKKKFDATSLEEGEVVDEGIDLKRSLKGLSQVFDSDSSRINQQHVTDRALIDLLLPCIDQSSAESRNSFANDMMKQLGNIELQIAAVTGGSKPVGSTSPGVEGQTNKVNTRKSIRGGGNSGLARRPAVAIDSSPPSPAALRVSMSLRLQLLLRFLPILCTEREPSVRNMRHFLAPVILRLLGSRVVHEDAYIVANSMHSKKDLESPSEASSSAFVDFSAVGLFDRLLLVLHALLSNYPPSWLRPKPGSKSINEPTKEVSGFDRELLESMQNDLDRMQLPDTIRWRIQAAMPVLLPSTWCSFSCQPPPVPTSALVSLQASNINLSNLATSHRNPVLSRVAANASGKSKQQDSSELEIDPWTLLEDGAGSCPSASNTASIGGGDANLRAASWLKGAVRVRRTDLTYVGPVDDDS